Within Nostoc sp. UHCC 0926, the genomic segment CTATTAATAGATAATCCTGTAGTATTAAATAGCTTTCTCTTCGGAATTTCACTTATTTTATTTTTGACTGCTATTATTCGATTCTTAATTCCTGTTTTAAAACATTCTATTACCTGAAATGTATCAAGATTTTGAACAGTAAATAACATTTTATTAAAGATATTAGTTATTACTTCATCTGAAACTTCATCGACAACTGTTTCAAATAGCCATGCTAACAATTGAGAATCCAAGGTAGATAAAATTTCCTCTTTGTTCTTATTTGCATTATTTTTCTTTGTTGTCCCCCATTCACTATAATCACCTCCTTCTTTTCTAAACTGAGATGTAGAACATAATGCCCATTCTTCAAGAAAATTATCGACAGTTTCCAGAGAAGATAATCTAAAATCAATAAGTGTTTTCATACCGGATAAAATAAAACTTTGGGCTTTTTCCCTTCTATTTTCGTTTAAAAACTTTTGCATATCATCTGAATTACAAAAAATTATGTGACCTTCAGTTTCAAAACCTGCTCGACCTGCTCTTCCAATTGCGTTACAGATTTGAGAGGTTGATAACTTATTGTAAGGAGAGGAATGAACAATTACATTTTTTATAGGGAGATTAACTCCTTGAGACAGTGTTGTAGTACATATTATTAGTAAAAGAATATTATTTTTTACACCGTTTTCAACAATTCTTCTTACACTTCGAGGTAATTCACCATGATGATAGCCAAAACCTGCTCTAATAGCTCTAGCTAACTTGTGACCAGAACCAAGGATAGCTTCACAGGCTCTTGCTAATTTTTCTCGATTTGATACAGTTGAAGAATTGATTTCGGATGAGTTTAATAAATTATTAAAATCTAGTAACTTATCTGATATTGATTCAACCAGTTCTTTTGTAGTAGTAAATACAAGTGTAGGCCCAGTTTGCGAATAATAACTTGCTAATTTTGATACGACTGCAATTTTTCTGGTATCACGAAATTCTTGGTTATTCCACTGGAAACGTAATGGAACATAAAAATCTTCAGACGGGTATTTATTATCCAAAGGCTGATATTTTACTCTAGCACTAAGTAAATTTTTAGAAAAACTATGCCACTCAAACAAACCAAATCTTTGGTTAGTAGGTCTCCATTCAATTTCAATTTTATTATTTTCATCACCGGATATCCATTTAGCAAAATCAGAAGGATTGTCTATTACCGCAGATAAGCAAATAATTCTTACTTGGTTTTTCTCAGCAATATAAAATAATCTACTAAAAATTAACTCCGTTCGGAAGCTTCTTTTGTTAGCAGAAGCAGCATCGTGTACTTCATCAATTATTATTAAAGATAGTTTATTTTTAAATTTTTCATTGTTTCTAATGATCAGGTCTAATTTTTCAGGAGTTAGAACAAATACTTGATTATCTTGAATAATATCTTCTTCAAAAGGACTAAATTCATATCCTCCATACAAAATAGATACTCCAATACCTAATTTTGATAAACTCTTTGAGAGACTCTCTTCAACTTCTGACGCTAAAGCCCTGGAAGGAACTACGTAAATACAAATTTTATCTGGGTTATCTTTGAGTGATTTATAAATAGCTAATTCTACGGTTTTAGTTTTACCTGCGCTTGTGGGCATTGATATTATTAATGATTTATCTCCTAGTATTCCTTCACTTAATGCTTTTTTTTGAGATTTCCATAAAGTCATCATTGGAAATCTACCAAGTGTACTAATTAAGCGTAGGTAAATTTTCCAGTCATTATCTATTTTTTCTAAATTGGATGCGATTATTTTTTGAGTATAGCTTTCTCTTAACTTGTTAAAGTAAATACTTAGAGAAGTTGCCAAGTTATAAGAACTATAATCACTAATGATTGTGAACTGATTGGCAGCAGCTTTAAAGTAATATTCAATTTTTTCTAAAAGAGAATCTTCTCCTGTCCTTAAAAACTGTAGTGTGTTCGCAAATGATCTAGCAATTAACCAAGTGCCAGTAATAGTAATTTTATCTGTAACTAATTCCATCCATTCTTCTTCTGTTGCAGACACAGAAGATGCTGTCTCATTTTTAAATTCAAAGAAAAATTTTGCTAAGGCATCCTGTAGTTTTGCTAACTTCCCTGAAATAAAATAACTTAAAAATATGTAAGAATTATCTTGGACGATATGAAGAGGTATATCTTCTCGATTAATAATTTTTTCCATTAAAACTTTGGCGTTAGCATTGTATCCTGCAATACTATATAAAATAGCTCCATCAATTATATGCTTAATTGCCCCCTCTATATTGTTATTTTCAAGTTTCCAAATTGCCAGTCTCTCGTATAGGGTTGCTGCCTCTTTTAAAATATCTTCAGATTGAGAGGGGAATTCTTGCATCACTCTAAAAGCCGAATATGTTAAATATTTAGCTGCATTCTCTAACTTGAATTGCTCGAATTCATATTTAATTTTTTCTCTACCAATGATTTTTAAATCTGAAGATAATGCCGCAGATGCAAGCTGACTTTGATGATTTTTAAAAACTAGATTATCTAAAAGACGGTTAACTTCTTCTATAACATCTTTTCCCTCAACTACAGGTGTAATTAACTCCTGATTACTATCCATGATCTGAGAGTAATGGGCTAGACTTTCCTGATGTATTTTCCAGTTAGGTATTAAAAAAGGAATGATTTTTAGAGGTGTTGCCGGATGATTACATACTCCTTGAAAATGAGTATCTTTCCAAAATTTTTCTTCGGTAATTACAAAAGCAATATATTCAGTAACATAAATATAATTATATTCATTTAGAAAATTTTCTATCAACCTAGCTTTATTATAGTCATTTCTTTCATAGAGTTGATTAATAATAAAATCGAAGAGAGTCGGGGAAGTATTTTTTACTGCTAATAAGTCTTCTGTTGCTTTTTTTACTGCCTGACTAGGAGTAGATTGATAATTTTTTGCTTCCAGGACAAGTAATGCTTTTGGATTGCCCTCTTTAGTAAATTCAAAACCTAATAAATCGTCTCCATGCATAGACATTTTTCTATTAGGAGAGAGTCTAAGCTTGAAAACTGGAACCCTATAATTTGTACAACTTAAAACATAAGCAGTAGCGATGGCCTCACCTATATTGCCATGCCAAACTTTTTCATTGCCATTAGCAAGTTTATGTAAATTGGAAATTATCGCTCTTAAACCATCTTCCTTTAGGTTTTCTATTTCTTTAATAATTCTCTGTGGGTGACGGCAGAAGTAAGTGAGTAACAAATTTAAATGACTGATAAATTGAGCGGTATCTCTGGGAGAAATTTTTTGACCTTTAACTTCCTTAAGTAATATTTGCTCAGAATTTAAAACAAGATTATCTTTAAAATGCTGAAAAATTTCCATTAATTTACTTACGCTCGTTGAAAAAAATTTGATTTAGATACTATTTTTCTGGATAAAGCTCTGCAAAGATTAAAAAATTAGTTATATATATTACTACTACTAGTCTAGTCATTCTCAGTTTGCTATGGCAATAGGAGAGGTGTACTAGAATTCCCCCTTATGCCCAGAGTCTATTAGCCAACTGGACAATCAATAAATCGCCATTTGGTCTAGCTGTTTCCAGATCAAGCCTTGTTAGGCTAACTCTTAAGGCAATCAGCTTTGAGTACCTATGGCTACCAAAACACTGACCAAACCTAAGCAAAGACAAAATTCTCAAAATCGCTCATGGGAAAACCTGACAGATCGCCGTAAACTCCGCCATATTGAAAACACATTGGATAAAGCGATCGCATCCTCAATTCAGGATGATTCTATCCAGTCCCACGAAGACTTTAAAGCCTATGTAGAAAATTACAGCCAGGAATCGGGTAAAGCCCCCATCACAGTAGAACTCTGTGTAGGAGGTGGGGATGATGACGAAATTAGAGGCTATCGCTTCTACCTCACTAATGATCCGAACCACAGAACCAGTGGCAAGTACCTGATTAAAAACCTCGAAGGAATTACCAGCAAAGATGAAAACTACTTCACCCCTTCTAACATTGCTGAAATTTGCGGTTTTGCTGAAACAGAACTAGACGATCTCGATGATGAATTAGAAGATGACCTGCTCGATTTAGATGAAGAAAATGAAGAAATAGATGATACAAACGATGAACTAGACGACCTATTAAATGACGATTTCAACACTAAACTAGATGACCTAGATGACTTAGGTGAAGAAGACGAGCCATCTGTTAGTCGTGTTAGCGCAGCCCAAACTAAAACTCAAGCCAAAACTTCAACTAAAACCCAAAGTAATTCTCAGCCTAAAACATCCTCTAAAACTCAGGACAGAGCTAAGACCAATAAAACTGCTGCCAAAAACTCCAAATCCAGAGAGCCTCTAGACGAAGCTTCGCGTTTAAGTGCCACAGCTGCCACCAATGGACGAGAAGTGAATGGGGTGAATTTGGCAGGCTTAACAGGACAACTGGCATCTCTGGGAATTGCGGTAGGACAGGGAGTTTTGGAACAGCTAGCAGCCGAAGCTGATTCCAAGCGGCTTGAACGAATTCTCAAAGAACTGCAACAGCAGAATGACCGCGTAGATAACATAGCCAGTCGCTTGCAAGAAGCAAAGCCGGACTCACCAGAGTCTCAAAAGTCTCAAGATTTTCAAACTGTATCTGAAGAATCAGTCACAGACAATCCACTGGCTGTAGCTGCTACCAAAATCGGCTCGAAAGTAGACAATCTTGGTGACAAACTAGACCCCAAATACCAATCTCAACCATTTGAATTAAATAAGGATGCCAGCGTCAGCGAACAGCTTGACCAAATTGAAGCCTACCTGAAAGTTCTTTCCAAGCGACTTGACCGTTTAGAAATGGTAATTAGCCGATTGGAAAAACAGATGGCAGCATCACAAAATAATTCTACTGTTGTCGAGTCAGAAACGGATGCAGATATTGTCCAACCTAACTCTGCTAACCAGCCACCAGCAGACGTTGACATTTTAGAACATCTGACGAAACGCCAAGCACAGCAACAACAAGCTGCCTGTGCCGATGCTTTAGTGGGGTTTGCCAAAGTTGCTGGTGAGTTATTTGACCAATCACCCCAAGCAGGTATCGCCATTTCCAGTAACAAAACTTTATGGGTAGAAGCAGAAGACAAACAAGTAGCGATGCCTGCGGGGGGCGTAGCGATCGCTTTAGAAAATACCCAAGGTGAAACACTCTTTGCTGGTACTCGCACTCAGGGACAGTGGGCGATCGCACAAGACAATCTCAACCCTGATGAAAAGACTGGCATCTGTAAACTGCCACAGTCGAAAGAAGAATACGCCCTCAAAGCCAGTACCCAAGCATTAATTCAAAAATTTCAAGAACAACTACCTAACCGATTTAACAGCAACGATGAACCGACATTCACCTGGACTGAAAAAGGCAAAGTCAAGTACGAGTTTGAAGTAGTAAAACTGCCCAATGATACACGGCTACTTCAAGGATTTAACCCTAATCGTAACGATGAACAAGTGCTTGATGCCGTTTTAGTACCAGGGCAGCCTCCGGAGATTTTGCAGTGTAGCATCCCCCTGCGTGAGATAGAAACGCTACTGGACAATCAGCAATCAACTCGCTCTACCCAAGCCCAGACTGATAAAGATACCGCAAGGCAACGTCAGAAACAAACTCAAAGAAAAGCCAGCAAACCAGAAATGCAAGTTTAATTCTACCGAGAAGAAAAAAATGAACAACACAAAATCTCACATTTCTCAGTTAAAACTGCTGCTATCTCGTAAATTTTCAAACAACTTGAGAAACCTGAAAATCAACCGCACAGACTTACTTTTTATTTTACTATGTCTTGCGATTGGAATTTATTTGTTAGCTACCAAACCCATATTCGTCACTATTTTGGGATGTGCCACCATTGTTTTCTTGAGTATTGGGTACGTAATTCGCACAGTACCAATTCTAGAAAAGTATTTAGGTAAAAAAATTCGCTTTTGGCATATTGTTGCCGCCATTATCACTGTTACCGCTTTACTCGATACCTTTACAACTCCAGCCCAAGCTATTTTCTTAAGCGGGTTGGAAAGCTTCTTCAACAATTTAGCCCAACAAAGTTCCCAAGCAGGAGGCGGTTCCACTAGCACTTTGGATGCCAACGTTGTTGGTTTGACATTTAACCTCATCCGAGGTGCATTCTTGCTGCTGGTTGCTGCTGCTTCTCTATTTGCCTATAACCAAGCACAGCAAGGTAACGACTGGCGACCGATTGTTACTCAAGTTGGTTTAGCGTTCTCCATTGTAATTGCCATTGATGTCATCACTTTCATATTTGTCGGTAATGGCGCAGGAACAACATCAGCCATCAGGTAAACCCAACTTGAATTTTATACCCATTAAATAAGAATTCAGAAGTCAGAAAACATTCGTCAGAATTCATCAGTGGGGGATGAGCATAGTTGATCTAGACAACTTTGAGAGGTTATTGACAAGAAGAAAAGTCCTATTCTCCCCCTTATCTTCACTTGTCACTTCTTGGTTGACTGACTACTAATGCAGCACCAGAGAATTATACAAATATGGCACAAGACAATCAAGAATTCATCAAAGTCAATCGGATTCTAGGCAAGCAAGCCAGCATTGGGCCAATTCCGGCTGAACAGCTACTTCCTTGGATTGCCATCATTGTAGTTTGCTATGTTCTCACCAATGGTTTACTCAGTTTGGGTATGGGTTGGTTCTTTGCCACCTCCTTCTGGCTAATTATCAGTTGGTGGATTCTCACAGGCAAACAGCCCCATCAGTTTTTAGATCGATGGCGTAATCCACCGGGAACAGAGTGGTGCAACAGTAACAGCATTTACATCTCACCGATTCCCGAATATCGACCCTGGTGGGTGCGTCGGCGCTATGCAGACTCGCAAGTGCAAATCCGATTCAAGCCACTGATTGTACCGAATCAATATGGAGGCAAAAGTAAGCTCATGCCCTTCCAAAATGAGGTAAACATCTGCTGTATTGCAGAAATTAAGAAAGATGATCGTGAAGTGGCTGCCCTATTATTGGATAAAGGCAACTCTCAGTATCAACTCGTGTTTGGGTTTCGCATCGCTGGACTGCATGACATACTCCATGAAAATGAGGTCAGCGAATTTGCCCACTCTATCGAAGAGGGTTTGAAAGAACTACCCCCCGGTGAAAAAATTACTTTTTGTACAGGCTGTTATAGTGATGATACTGAGTCATATCCCCTGCGGACAGGCTCTGCCAAGGGAGTACCCCACAAACGCCAAACCCCGCTTACTACCTTAGCAGACGATTGCCACTTGAAACCAGTTTCTGTGCTGCTTCGCAACGAGCAATTGCGGGTGGAACAACTCAAGGAAGCAGGTTCTCGCCAAATCTGGAATCAAATTGCCTTCTGTACTTGGACGAGCGATGATGAAGCTGGTTCACAGCAAAAGGATTTTGTAGGTGGACTGATTGAAAAATTCAGAAAATTTGGCTCTTGG encodes:
- a CDS encoding Hachiman antiphage defense system protein HamA, whose product is MEIFQHFKDNLVLNSEQILLKEVKGQKISPRDTAQFISHLNLLLTYFCRHPQRIIKEIENLKEDGLRAIISNLHKLANGNEKVWHGNIGEAIATAYVLSCTNYRVPVFKLRLSPNRKMSMHGDDLLGFEFTKEGNPKALLVLEAKNYQSTPSQAVKKATEDLLAVKNTSPTLFDFIINQLYERNDYNKARLIENFLNEYNYIYVTEYIAFVITEEKFWKDTHFQGVCNHPATPLKIIPFLIPNWKIHQESLAHYSQIMDSNQELITPVVEGKDVIEEVNRLLDNLVFKNHQSQLASAALSSDLKIIGREKIKYEFEQFKLENAAKYLTYSAFRVMQEFPSQSEDILKEAATLYERLAIWKLENNNIEGAIKHIIDGAILYSIAGYNANAKVLMEKIINREDIPLHIVQDNSYIFLSYFISGKLAKLQDALAKFFFEFKNETASSVSATEEEWMELVTDKITITGTWLIARSFANTLQFLRTGEDSLLEKIEYYFKAAANQFTIISDYSSYNLATSLSIYFNKLRESYTQKIIASNLEKIDNDWKIYLRLISTLGRFPMMTLWKSQKKALSEGILGDKSLIISMPTSAGKTKTVELAIYKSLKDNPDKICIYVVPSRALASEVEESLSKSLSKLGIGVSILYGGYEFSPFEEDIIQDNQVFVLTPEKLDLIIRNNEKFKNKLSLIIIDEVHDAASANKRSFRTELIFSRLFYIAEKNQVRIICLSAVIDNPSDFAKWISGDENNKIEIEWRPTNQRFGLFEWHSFSKNLLSARVKYQPLDNKYPSEDFYVPLRFQWNNQEFRDTRKIAVVSKLASYYSQTGPTLVFTTTKELVESISDKLLDFNNLLNSSEINSSTVSNREKLARACEAILGSGHKLARAIRAGFGYHHGELPRSVRRIVENGVKNNILLLIICTTTLSQGVNLPIKNVIVHSSPYNKLSTSQICNAIGRAGRAGFETEGHIIFCNSDDMQKFLNENRREKAQSFILSGMKTLIDFRLSSLETVDNFLEEWALCSTSQFRKEGGDYSEWGTTKKNNANKNKEEILSTLDSQLLAWLFETVVDEVSDEVITNIFNKMLFTVQNLDTFQVIECFKTGIKNRIIAVKNKISEIPKRKLFNTTGLSINSNEIISVYAQKLRDTINDYIDIETLPVTFWKETFNIFQTISELSDLGKDKDKVKILLDWIQGKTYKEIADTYFDSNIEKAVKRIESMVYTLPWGLNSLIQHLRFYLGDNNLPPIFINLVSFASNGVSNLAAVYAINLGIHDREIAILIGEAYRTDNKTLEFKLFKEWILELNLEQWNSFFIEKNIDDYRILDCFNKVQSKQISLINQKEILEFSVVGNHFTNSMKFDKLIIVKYENEFYLSTYDYEENWKLMGKNIKRLTELDRQMNDLVVDNINQEREIVTIRIY